A window of the Hordeum vulgare subsp. vulgare chromosome 5H, MorexV3_pseudomolecules_assembly, whole genome shotgun sequence genome harbors these coding sequences:
- the LOC123395969 gene encoding factor of DNA methylation 1-like isoform X1 yields MMQIDNAVKKRSYPQLPNNPTAGEHSGRDDDQEVVRQKLIKYLGVKEMGKLSEKLLQDACAVKLAPKYAVTKASELYTLWQELLDSPNWNPFKSVIVDDNCQEEVIDVDDDKLEGLKMAWGEGPYNAVIGALVERKEYNTDGTGDAFDLWNYKEGRKATLGECVDCIFDKVKKLKRFHLTYRSRKTMCTATDSMTQ; encoded by the exons ATGATGCAGATAGACAACGCTGTAAAAAAGAGGTCCTATCCGCAGCTGCCAAATAACCCGACCGCTGGCGAGCATTCAGGCAGAGATGATGACCAGGAGGTGGTCAGACAAAAGCTGATCAAG TATCTTGGAGTAAAGGAAATGGGGAAATTAAGTGAGAAGCTATTGCAGGATGCTTGTGCTGTCAAGCTGGCTCCTAAATATGCTGTCACGAAAGCTTCTGAACTCTACACCCTGTGGCAGGAACTACTTGATAGTCCGAACTGGAATCCCTTCAAGTCTGTCATAGTTGATGACAATTGTCAG GAGGAGGTcatagatgttgatgatgataagCTGGAAGGGCTGAAGATGGCATGGGGAGAAGGCCCCTACAATGCTGTCATTGGTGCATTGGTGGAGAGAAAAGAGTACAACACTGATGGAACAGGTGATGCCTTTGATCTTTGGAACTATAAGGAAGGGAGGAAGGCCACTCTTGGGGAGTGTGTTGACTGTATCTTTGACAAAGTAAAGAAACTCAAGCGTTTCCATCTGACATACAG GTCGAGGAAAACAATGTGTACTGCCACTGACAGCATGACCCAGTGA
- the LOC123395969 gene encoding factor of DNA methylation 2-like isoform X2 gives MMQIDNAVKKRSYPQLPNNPTAGEHSGRDDDQEVVRQKLIKELLDSPNWNPFKSVIVDDNCQEEVIDVDDDKLEGLKMAWGEGPYNAVIGALVERKEYNTDGTGDAFDLWNYKEGRKATLGECVDCIFDKVKKLKRFHLTYRSRKTMCTATDSMTQ, from the exons ATGATGCAGATAGACAACGCTGTAAAAAAGAGGTCCTATCCGCAGCTGCCAAATAACCCGACCGCTGGCGAGCATTCAGGCAGAGATGATGACCAGGAGGTGGTCAGACAAAAGCTGATCAAG GAACTACTTGATAGTCCGAACTGGAATCCCTTCAAGTCTGTCATAGTTGATGACAATTGTCAG GAGGAGGTcatagatgttgatgatgataagCTGGAAGGGCTGAAGATGGCATGGGGAGAAGGCCCCTACAATGCTGTCATTGGTGCATTGGTGGAGAGAAAAGAGTACAACACTGATGGAACAGGTGATGCCTTTGATCTTTGGAACTATAAGGAAGGGAGGAAGGCCACTCTTGGGGAGTGTGTTGACTGTATCTTTGACAAAGTAAAGAAACTCAAGCGTTTCCATCTGACATACAG GTCGAGGAAAACAATGTGTACTGCCACTGACAGCATGACCCAGTGA